A genomic segment from Nitrospira sp. encodes:
- a CDS encoding Integron integrase IntIPac has translation MSITSSPSAKSVAANYTPHEARPSDTLFDQVRDAIRVKHYSLRTEHSYLQWVRQFVGYHKRHPGALGETEVREFLTHLARDRHVSASTQNQAFSAILFLFRAVLKKDLGQIEGVERAQNRERLPLVLSREEVRAVLSHLQGTPRVMADLLYGSGLRLMECVRLRVKDIDIPRRQLLVREGKGGHDRATLLPQAVMAPLQRQLEYAQALHQQDLRDGYGEVYLPFALERKYPHAETEWGWQYVFPAKQRSIDPRSGKVRRHHLDEKVLQRAMKEAVRAAGLTKPASCHTLRHSFATHLLEAGYDIRTVQELLGHKDLQTTMIYTHVLAHGPKGVRSPLDVT, from the coding sequence ATGTCAATCACTTCGTCGCCGTCAGCAAAATCGGTGGCCGCGAATTATACACCTCATGAGGCCAGGCCCTCCGATACCCTCTTCGACCAGGTGCGCGACGCCATCCGCGTCAAGCATTACAGTCTCCGGACCGAGCATTCCTATCTCCAATGGGTGCGCCAGTTCGTCGGTTACCACAAGCGCCATCCTGGCGCGCTGGGCGAAACAGAGGTGCGGGAATTTCTCACACACTTGGCCCGCGACCGCCACGTGAGCGCCTCCACGCAAAACCAGGCCTTCAGCGCGATCTTGTTTCTCTTCCGGGCGGTCTTGAAAAAAGATCTCGGCCAGATCGAGGGCGTGGAGCGGGCACAGAACCGGGAACGGCTCCCGCTGGTGCTGTCGCGGGAAGAAGTCCGTGCGGTGCTGTCTCATCTTCAAGGCACGCCTCGCGTGATGGCGGACCTGCTCTACGGTTCGGGGCTCCGCCTCATGGAATGTGTGCGGTTGCGTGTGAAAGACATTGATATTCCGAGACGACAGCTACTCGTGCGGGAAGGAAAGGGCGGTCACGATCGCGCGACCCTGTTGCCCCAGGCCGTGATGGCGCCGCTCCAGCGGCAATTGGAGTATGCGCAGGCCCTCCATCAGCAGGACCTGCGGGACGGCTATGGGGAGGTGTATCTACCCTTTGCGCTCGAACGGAAATATCCGCATGCGGAGACCGAGTGGGGCTGGCAGTATGTGTTCCCGGCGAAGCAGCGCTCGATCGACCCTCGGTCAGGCAAGGTACGCCGGCATCATCTCGATGAGAAAGTGTTACAACGGGCGATGAAGGAAGCGGTGCGCGCCGCCGGGCTGACCAAGCCGGCCAGTTGCCACACGCTCCGGCACAGCTTCGCGACCCATCTCCTTGAAGCGGGGTACGACATTCGGACGGTGCAAGAGCTGCTCGGCCACAAAGACCTGCAGACCACGATGATCTACACGCACGTGCTCGCCCACGGCCCGAAAGGGGTACGGAGCCCGTTGGATGTCACGTGA
- a CDS encoding DNA polymerase III alpha subunit — translation MSTTLPIFQPVPLFRDRTDYRQVLIREMDAGKIPLSLGRDCPVKCEFCYELDHSYRETLDPPKTSDEDWTFILDYIKKKPTDPTQFWCLGGNEFMEWTDLFLHPKAMEWVEDFLRETDKNIQFFTVGFVHVPKIHQLTAQYPGRINFELSVITLSDYRQRLMPHAPSVKHLMKVLDGPAVSSANFYAFDAHTMSKDAATISAVNQKCVLWMGTLTPVRGLKEETAAVMRQGRKFLPEEARRIYDLGLPNLQTIHTEAYTTAFLSRRRIVSLFDSLELDKKDTVVMAGSVYKILTMFRKNRARFLYVPNALLSGDSDCTVLLTFDDISRRVTNEKVLHIPKCIMQSGRGPYTDITGVTLEQFTKKTGVRVKVLHKIDTRFANQQLYRNGSLQNYVEQYLKHPLTQSYEALPKPA, via the coding sequence ATGTCGACGACACTCCCAATTTTTCAACCGGTCCCGCTGTTCAGAGATCGCACCGATTATCGACAGGTGCTGATCCGCGAAATGGATGCCGGCAAGATTCCCTTGAGCCTCGGCCGTGATTGTCCGGTCAAGTGCGAATTTTGCTATGAACTGGACCACTCCTACCGGGAAACGCTTGATCCGCCGAAGACCAGCGACGAGGATTGGACATTCATCCTCGACTACATCAAAAAGAAGCCCACCGACCCGACGCAGTTCTGGTGCCTCGGCGGCAACGAGTTCATGGAATGGACCGATCTCTTCCTGCACCCCAAGGCGATGGAATGGGTGGAGGACTTTCTCCGTGAGACGGATAAGAACATCCAGTTCTTCACCGTGGGGTTCGTGCATGTGCCCAAGATTCATCAATTGACCGCGCAATACCCCGGCCGCATCAACTTCGAATTGTCGGTCATTACGCTCAGCGACTACCGTCAACGGCTGATGCCGCATGCGCCTTCGGTGAAACACCTCATGAAGGTCCTGGACGGCCCCGCCGTCTCGTCGGCCAACTTCTACGCCTTCGATGCCCACACGATGTCCAAGGATGCGGCGACCATCTCGGCCGTCAACCAGAAGTGCGTACTCTGGATGGGAACGCTCACGCCGGTGCGGGGTCTCAAGGAGGAGACGGCGGCGGTCATGCGGCAGGGCCGGAAATTTTTGCCGGAGGAAGCGAGACGGATCTACGATCTGGGGCTGCCGAATCTGCAGACCATCCACACGGAAGCCTACACCACTGCCTTCTTGAGCCGCCGCCGCATCGTCAGCCTGTTCGATTCGCTCGAACTCGACAAGAAAGACACGGTCGTCATGGCGGGGAGCGTCTACAAAATCTTGACCATGTTTCGGAAAAACCGTGCGCGTTTTTTGTATGTGCCCAATGCGTTGCTCAGCGGAGACTCCGACTGCACGGTGCTCCTGACCTTCGACGACATTTCGCGGCGTGTGACCAACGAGAAGGTCCTCCACATCCCGAAATGCATCATGCAATCAGGACGTGGACCCTATACCGACATCACCGGGGTCACCCTGGAACAGTTCACCAAGAAGACCGGCGTGCGGGTGAAGGTGTTGCACAAGATCGATACCCGATTCGCAAACCAGCAATTGTATCGCAACGGCTCCTTACAGAACTACGTCGAGCAATACCTCAAGCATCCCTTGACGCAGAGTTACGAAGCCCTGCCGAAACCGGCCTGA
- a CDS encoding Phenazine biosynthesis protein PhzF like — protein sequence MPEQRRLQFYQADVFTDQPFGGNPVAVFPDADGLTDLELQQIAREMNLSETVFVLPPTDKAAVVKIRIFTPTQEIPFAGHPVIGTFFVLGMLNRLALKEPVTRVLQECNLGLFPVDIHKRNGAIERIVMSQPSPQFLDVIDEPEALFSIARSLGITKALIAETHFPVQVVSTGLPVIIVPVRTLTAVRSIVPDVAAIAELSQRYGANGMMAFSTMTVEQSSTVHTRMFAPLIGIVEDPATGSASGALGAYLVQQGVVDISPMTEITAEQGYEIDRPSRILIQVDSDDDVIQSVTVGGQATMVVEGTLTF from the coding sequence ATGCCGGAGCAGCGGAGGTTGCAGTTCTACCAAGCCGACGTGTTCACCGACCAACCGTTCGGCGGCAATCCCGTGGCGGTGTTTCCCGATGCCGATGGGCTGACCGATCTCGAGTTGCAGCAGATCGCTCGTGAAATGAATCTGTCGGAAACCGTCTTCGTCTTGCCGCCGACCGACAAGGCGGCGGTCGTCAAGATCCGCATTTTTACTCCGACCCAGGAAATTCCCTTCGCCGGGCATCCGGTCATCGGCACCTTTTTCGTGTTGGGCATGTTGAACCGACTGGCCTTGAAGGAACCGGTGACGCGGGTGCTCCAGGAGTGCAACCTGGGATTGTTTCCCGTCGATATTCATAAGCGCAACGGGGCCATTGAGCGGATCGTAATGTCGCAGCCGAGCCCGCAATTTCTCGATGTGATCGACGAACCGGAAGCGCTGTTCTCCATCGCCCGTTCGCTGGGCATTACCAAGGCGCTGATCGCGGAGACCCATTTTCCCGTACAGGTGGTGTCCACGGGGCTGCCGGTCATCATCGTTCCGGTGCGGACGCTCACGGCCGTCCGGTCGATCGTCCCGGACGTCGCCGCGATTGCGGAACTCTCCCAGCGGTACGGCGCCAACGGCATGATGGCATTCAGTACCATGACAGTCGAGCAGTCCTCGACCGTGCATACGAGGATGTTCGCCCCCTTGATCGGGATCGTGGAAGATCCCGCGACCGGCAGCGCCAGCGGGGCATTGGGTGCCTATCTGGTGCAGCAGGGGGTCGTGGACATCAGCCCGATGACCGAGATCACCGCCGAGCAGGGCTATGAAATCGACCGTCCTTCGCGCATTTTGATTCAGGTGGATTCCGATGACGATGTCATTCAAAGCGTGACGGTCGGCGGTCAGGCGACGATGGTGGTGGAGGGGACGCTCACCTTCTAA
- a CDS encoding Alcohol dehydrogenase gives MNAVVFHEHGGPGKLQYQEMPMPVIGTDEVLVRVKACALNHLDIWIRQGSPAYPMPLPHISGSDIAGLVDQVGPHVEGITKGERVFVSPGVGCGRCEQCMAGRDNMCRSYGLIGAMCAGGYAEYVKVPARNVFPIPNTLTFEQAAAFPLVSVTAWHMLYTLAELQPGEEVLIMGAGSGVGHIAIQMAKLVGARVLTTVGSDDKIAKAKDLGADEVINHTREQVNQRVRELTHRRGVDVVFEHIGPEVWGQCVDSLAKGGRLITCGATTGADVKLDLRYVYSRQLTIKGSYMGTQSELLKAARLVGQGKLRPLIDRTFPLADAKAAQEYLLGRTFFGKIVLTGA, from the coding sequence ATGAACGCAGTGGTGTTTCACGAACATGGCGGGCCGGGTAAGTTGCAGTACCAAGAGATGCCGATGCCGGTCATCGGCACGGATGAAGTGCTCGTGCGGGTGAAAGCCTGCGCGTTGAACCATCTTGATATCTGGATCCGGCAGGGGAGTCCGGCCTATCCGATGCCGCTTCCGCATATTTCCGGATCGGACATCGCCGGCCTGGTCGATCAGGTCGGCCCTCATGTCGAAGGCATCACCAAGGGTGAGCGCGTATTCGTGTCTCCTGGCGTCGGTTGTGGGCGCTGTGAACAGTGTATGGCCGGTCGCGACAATATGTGCCGTTCCTATGGGTTGATCGGAGCCATGTGTGCCGGAGGGTATGCGGAGTACGTCAAAGTTCCGGCCAGGAACGTCTTCCCGATTCCGAATACCTTGACCTTCGAACAGGCCGCAGCCTTTCCGCTGGTATCCGTCACCGCCTGGCACATGTTGTATACGTTGGCCGAGCTGCAGCCGGGCGAAGAGGTGTTGATCATGGGAGCGGGAAGCGGGGTGGGGCACATCGCGATCCAAATGGCCAAATTGGTCGGCGCCCGCGTATTGACCACGGTCGGCAGCGACGACAAAATTGCCAAGGCCAAGGATCTCGGCGCCGATGAAGTGATCAACCACACCCGCGAACAGGTGAATCAGCGAGTGCGGGAGTTGACTCACCGTCGTGGTGTGGACGTGGTGTTCGAACACATCGGCCCGGAGGTGTGGGGACAGTGCGTGGACTCGCTGGCGAAGGGTGGTCGTTTGATTACCTGCGGAGCCACGACCGGTGCGGACGTGAAGCTCGATCTCCGCTACGTCTACTCGCGTCAACTCACGATCAAGGGTTCCTACATGGGGACGCAGAGTGAATTGCTCAAGGCCGCCCGGTTGGTCGGACAAGGGAAATTGCGACCGTTGATCGACCGGACCTTTCCGCTGGCCGACGCAAAGGCGGCACAAGAATATCTCCTGGGGAGGACGTTTTTTGGTAAGATTGTCCTGACGGGAGCGTAG
- a CDS encoding Molybdenum cofactor biosynthesis protein MoaB, with amino-acid sequence MVITCSDTRTPDNDTSGQLVMRLLKEQGHQVMAYHLVKDEPLLIKERIGEALRTEGIQAIIVNGGTGISRRDSTFEAVDAMLDKRLDGFGEIFRSLTYQDIGSPAIMTRATAGIVHGRVLFSTPGSENAVRLAMEKLILPELGHLVKELTK; translated from the coding sequence ATGGTCATTACCTGCAGCGACACCCGTACGCCCGACAACGATACCAGCGGCCAGTTGGTCATGAGGCTGCTGAAAGAACAGGGCCATCAGGTGATGGCCTATCACCTCGTCAAGGATGAGCCGCTGTTGATCAAGGAACGGATCGGCGAGGCCTTGCGCACCGAGGGAATTCAAGCCATCATCGTCAACGGTGGGACGGGGATTTCCAGGCGGGACTCGACGTTTGAAGCAGTCGACGCGATGCTCGACAAACGCCTCGACGGATTCGGAGAGATCTTTCGCTCACTCACCTATCAGGACATCGGTTCGCCGGCCATCATGACTCGCGCGACCGCCGGCATCGTCCATGGGCGGGTCCTCTTCTCCACACCCGGTTCAGAAAATGCCGTGCGCCTGGCGATGGAAAAACTGATCCTCCCCGAACTAGGCCACCTCGTCAAAGAACTGACGAAATAA
- a CDS encoding Ferredoxin, 2Fe-2S, with protein MPKPKYHILVCTNARPPGHPKPSCGNQGSAQLLMAFNMGLMQRGIMPGEVLVTGSSCLGPCEQGPTVVVYPEGTWYSKVTEADVATILDEHIKGGKPAQKLNPDSVWN; from the coding sequence ATGCCCAAGCCAAAATATCACATCCTCGTCTGCACTAATGCCCGCCCCCCAGGCCATCCCAAACCATCCTGCGGCAACCAGGGATCGGCGCAGTTGCTCATGGCCTTCAACATGGGGTTGATGCAGCGCGGGATCATGCCGGGCGAAGTCCTCGTGACGGGGTCATCCTGCCTGGGCCCCTGTGAGCAAGGACCGACGGTTGTGGTCTATCCGGAAGGAACCTGGTATTCCAAAGTCACGGAAGCCGATGTCGCCACCATCCTGGACGAGCACATCAAGGGTGGCAAACCGGCTCAGAAGCTGAATCCGGATTCGGTGTGGAACTGA
- a CDS encoding Rieske (2Fe-2S) domain protein, with the protein MDSQATYVTVAQVDQIPPGTCRTVEIAGIFLALCNVNGRILAVDNTCPHAGGPLGEGTLDGEVVECPWHGWRFNVRTGERPENPEIRVPCVEVRVQGSDVQVKVPLTL; encoded by the coding sequence ATGGATTCACAGGCTACCTATGTCACTGTCGCGCAGGTGGATCAGATTCCACCCGGCACCTGCCGCACCGTCGAGATCGCAGGGATCTTTCTCGCACTGTGCAACGTGAACGGACGCATTCTGGCCGTCGATAATACCTGTCCCCACGCGGGTGGGCCACTGGGCGAAGGCACCTTGGACGGAGAAGTCGTCGAGTGCCCCTGGCATGGGTGGCGATTCAACGTCCGCACCGGCGAACGCCCGGAAAATCCTGAGATCCGTGTCCCCTGTGTGGAAGTACGGGTGCAGGGCTCCGACGTGCAGGTGAAAGTTCCGCTTACATTGTAG
- a CDS encoding HNH endonuclease family protein, which produces MEMTLLLNSTYEPLRVLHWQKAITLLWQGKVEVLEVYDREIHGISISIKLPSVMRLLKLVKLKDSHRAVKFSRINIFTRDGYCCQYCKHKFRTEELTFDHVVPIAKGGRKTWENIVTACWRCNNRKSGRTPEEANMRLVKKPVKPRWSPTVTITIGIRNTPESWRDYLYWNLELDADPPEP; this is translated from the coding sequence ATGGAAATGACCCTCTTGCTCAACTCCACCTATGAACCGCTGCGTGTCCTGCATTGGCAGAAGGCCATTACCTTGCTCTGGCAAGGGAAGGTCGAAGTCCTTGAAGTCTACGATCGCGAAATCCACGGCATTTCCATCTCGATCAAACTTCCCTCGGTGATGCGACTCTTGAAGCTGGTCAAGCTCAAGGACAGCCACCGGGCCGTCAAGTTCTCCCGCATCAACATCTTCACGCGGGATGGGTATTGTTGCCAATACTGCAAACACAAGTTTCGGACCGAAGAATTGACGTTCGACCATGTCGTGCCCATCGCGAAGGGCGGGCGGAAGACCTGGGAAAACATCGTGACGGCCTGCTGGCGCTGCAATAACCGCAAGAGCGGGCGGACACCGGAAGAAGCCAATATGCGTCTGGTCAAGAAGCCTGTGAAGCCCCGTTGGAGCCCCACGGTTACGATTACCATCGGGATCCGCAATACGCCGGAAAGTTGGCGGGACTATCTGTATTGGAATCTGGAGCTCGACGCCGACCCACCTGAGCCATAA
- a CDS encoding TPR repeat, with translation MAGGIIGIAALAAYFGVAHIGEPDQGDGSIAGQVQIAPDLADQIKPTDVLFVIVRRPTGPPRPIAAKRIDGPKFPVQFEITNEDVMVKGSELKGMVDVIARLDRDGQAGQPQPGDMEGRYAKNPTLPGGRDVNITIDKVY, from the coding sequence ATGGCCGGAGGGATCATCGGCATTGCGGCGCTGGCCGCCTACTTCGGCGTCGCCCATATCGGTGAACCGGACCAGGGAGACGGGTCGATTGCAGGACAGGTGCAGATCGCGCCCGACTTGGCCGACCAGATCAAACCGACGGATGTGTTATTCGTGATCGTACGGCGCCCGACAGGGCCGCCGCGACCCATCGCCGCGAAGCGAATCGACGGCCCGAAATTTCCGGTACAGTTTGAAATTACGAACGAAGACGTGATGGTGAAGGGCAGTGAGCTGAAAGGGATGGTCGATGTGATTGCTCGTCTAGATCGCGATGGCCAGGCCGGACAACCGCAGCCGGGCGATATGGAAGGGCGGTATGCGAAGAATCCGACCTTACCGGGCGGGCGGGACGTCAACATTACGATTGATAAAGTGTACTGA
- a CDS encoding Signal transduction histidine kinase CheA: MVANSGFQISLDVRGWPVLVIGGDEDAAEKAQRLLEAGAKVTVISPTLNEALRKLAASAKIIHRGRHFRANDLESVILVLNTMRGDRELSHSLIRLAREQKFLIWSIDQPDVSNVVMPAVVTSGHLRLAISTSGQAPALSGFMKEDLERILDGEFAAFVEWLGQLREQAKANEPDAEKRRALLREALDGFRLLGKVQYPKVWLDQRATAASGVKGES; encoded by the coding sequence ATGGTTGCAAATTCTGGCTTTCAAATTTCACTCGATGTACGTGGATGGCCGGTCCTGGTGATCGGCGGCGATGAGGATGCGGCTGAGAAGGCCCAACGACTCTTGGAGGCCGGTGCTAAGGTGACCGTCATCAGCCCCACCTTGAACGAAGCGCTCCGCAAACTGGCGGCTTCGGCGAAGATCATTCACCGTGGTCGGCATTTTCGCGCCAACGATCTGGAGAGCGTCATTCTGGTGCTGAACACCATGCGCGGCGACCGTGAACTATCCCATTCGCTCATTCGGCTGGCCCGTGAGCAAAAGTTCTTGATCTGGTCCATCGACCAGCCTGACGTCTCGAACGTGGTGATGCCGGCCGTCGTCACTAGCGGCCATCTTCGTCTCGCGATCAGCACGAGCGGCCAGGCGCCCGCCCTGTCTGGTTTCATGAAGGAAGATCTGGAACGAATCCTGGACGGGGAGTTTGCCGCCTTCGTCGAGTGGCTTGGGCAGCTTCGCGAACAGGCCAAGGCCAACGAACCGGATGCGGAGAAACGTCGCGCGCTCCTCCGGGAAGCGCTGGATGGGTTTCGCCTGCTTGGCAAGGTGCAATATCCGAAGGTCTGGCTCGATCAACGGGCCACGGCGGCATCAGGCGTGAAAGGTGAGTCGTAG